One Stigmatella aurantiaca genomic region harbors:
- a CDS encoding SDR family NAD(P)-dependent oxidoreductase has product MTPHPRALITGASAGIGRSYAEQLARTGHSLVLVARRADRLNALADELRRGHGVEVEVLPADLSTAEGVGVVAARISGEPPIDLLVNNAGYASRGRVSELNADALEEMLRVNIIALSRLSVAAMKRMVELGRGRIINVASGTVFMQLPGNAGYGASKNYVMGFTRTMLAEAQGTGVQVQLLIPGVIATDFHEVAGNRLSNFPPERVMQADDLVAASLRALEMNEPVCIPSLPDIKDWDAYVAAERTLNPQVSRDRVAPRYQRGS; this is encoded by the coding sequence ATGACCCCCCATCCCCGAGCGCTGATCACGGGTGCCTCTGCTGGCATCGGGCGCAGCTATGCCGAGCAGCTCGCCAGAACCGGCCATTCCCTCGTGCTGGTCGCCCGCCGGGCGGACCGGCTGAATGCGCTCGCCGATGAGCTGCGGCGTGGCCATGGCGTCGAGGTGGAGGTGCTCCCGGCGGACCTTTCGACCGCCGAGGGGGTGGGTGTGGTCGCCGCACGGATCAGCGGCGAGCCGCCCATCGACCTTCTCGTCAACAATGCGGGCTACGCGTCGCGCGGCCGGGTCTCGGAGCTGAACGCGGACGCGCTCGAAGAGATGCTGCGCGTCAATATCATTGCCCTCAGCCGCCTCTCCGTGGCCGCGATGAAGCGCATGGTGGAGCTGGGACGCGGCCGGATCATCAACGTGGCGTCGGGCACCGTGTTCATGCAGTTGCCCGGCAATGCGGGCTACGGCGCGTCCAAGAACTACGTCATGGGCTTCACCCGGACGATGCTGGCGGAGGCCCAGGGCACCGGCGTGCAGGTGCAGCTCCTGATTCCAGGCGTGATCGCCACCGACTTTCACGAAGTTGCCGGCAATCGCCTCTCCAACTTTCCGCCGGAGCGGGTCATGCAAGCCGACGACCTGGTCGCTGCCTCGCTGCGCGCGTTGGAGATGAACGAGCCTGTCTGCATCCCCTCGCTGCCCGACATCAAGGACTGGGACGCTTATGTCGCCGCCGAGCGTACCCTCAACCCTCAGGTCTCGCGTGACCGCGTGGCGCCCCGCTATCAGCGGGGGAGCTGA